The Montipora capricornis isolate CH-2021 chromosome 6, ASM3666992v2, whole genome shotgun sequence genome has a window encoding:
- the LOC138050448 gene encoding 52 kDa repressor of the inhibitor of the protein kinase-like — MLRLRCTSRELVNMASLSGQVERQPVCRKEDCSPFDIGTVYKGIASFSDAEKFRFIESVWKPDLLFEFPASKETSGKQRKFRQEWLVKYPWLVYSKYLDGAFCLPCVCFGMECGRNGAKLDKLFRSPLTFWTTACSRMESHASGKSEIHKFSVMAMQNFLSEMRRQTTPIDQQLNRLIQAQIDENREKMKSIVKTVIFCGQNNIPLRGKRDDNPDDRNLQGNFQALLEFRIDSGDLKLKEHLENAPRNATYRSKTIQNEIIETVGNYISSKIIAEVKQSRMFSVMADEAADVSNKENLSLVLRYVDSSKNIREEFVGFYLCGEETTGNAIKELIINTVRDLGLTMDNCRGQSYDGAGNMAGRYVGASTLIQNQFPKAIYVHCMNHRLNLCVADTCSLSMVQNMMGTVRKLSEFFSNSPKRQHHLVDKIKELLPNSNHRILIDVCRTRWIARIDGLDRIVELLVPVLSTLEDVQLNKDKNGVVRAGTWNPKSRDDARSLLNAVTFGFIVTLVIVKYILNLTRPATVKLQSEEMDILKAEQEITTLQNALKDMQTNIEGHHHRLFDEAVQLSQKVGLEPSRPRIVQRQIFRSNCPASNPEAYYRINLTQVFLDHCLQQLQSRFPQGAYVCFKGFSVIPSVLLKTPSTWKAQIQEFCHHYARDLPNVVGLPAELELWQRIWTEKKEKAEDIPEKIANTLKSVDPVSFPNIFTILKILATIPVTSCSCERSISCLRYLKNYLRATMGEERLNGLALMHAHRDIPLDLDENINLFASLHPRRMRMANILCSDSRDD, encoded by the coding sequence ATGCTGCGTTTGCGGTGCACTAGTCGTGAACTAGTCAATATGGCGTCACTTTCAGGGCAGGTCGAGCGTCAGCCTGTTTGTCGAAAGGAAGATTGTTCACCGTTTGATATCGGTACTGTGTATAAAGGCATTGCTTCGTTTTCCGATGCTGAAAAGTTTCGATTTATTGAAAGCGTTTGGAAGCCAGATCTGCTGTTCGAGTTTCCGGCTTCGAAAGAAACTTCTGGAAAGCAGCGAAAGTTTCGACAGGAATGGCTCGTGAAATACCCTTGGCTTGTTTATTCAAAGTATTTAGATGGTGCGTTTTGTTTGCCTTGTGTCTGTTTCGGAATGGAGTGTGGCAGAAATGGCGCCAAATTAGACAAACTGTTCCGATCCCCGCTTACATTTTGGACAACGGCGTGTAGCAGGATGGAAAGTCACGCGAGCGGAAAGTCAGAAATTCACAAATTTTCTGTTATGGCAATGCAGAATTTCTTGAGTGAAATGAGAAGGCAAACTACCCCCATTGATCAGCAGTTGAACCGGTTGATACAAGCCCAGATCGATGAAAatagagagaaaatgaaatcgATTGTGAAAACTGTAATCTTTTGTGGTCAAAACAACATTCCGTTGAGGGGGAAACGAGATGACAACCCTGATGACAGAAATCTTCAAGGAAACTTTCAAGCCCTTCTGGAGTTCCGTATCGACAGTGGCGATTTAAAACTTAAGGAACATCTCGAGAATGCGCCAAGAAATGCCACCTACCGTTCGAAAACGATACAGAACGAGATTATCGAGACCGTGGGGAATTATATTTCTTCAAAGATCATTGCGGAAGTTAAACAAAGCAGAATGTTTTCTGTTATGGCTGACGAGGCAGCGGatgtttccaacaaagaaaaccTGTCTCTTGTTCTCCGTTATGTCGACTCTTCAAAGAATATTCGAgaggagtttgttggtttttacCTTTGTGGAGAGGAAACAACCGGTAACGCAATCAAGGAGTTGATAATTAATACAGTGCGTGACCTTGGTTTGACCATGGATAATTGTAGAGGTCAATCTTATGATGGTGCTGGAAACATGGCAGGCAGGTACGTTGGTGCATCAACATTAATCCAAAATCAGTTTCCCAAAGCGATTTACGTTCATTGCATGAATCACCGTCTCAATCTATGCGTGGCTGATACCTGCTCACTATCGATGGTTCAGAATATGATGGGTACTGTTAGGAAACTCTCCGAATTTTTTAGTAACTCGCCTAAGCGTCAGCATCATCTTGTTGACAAGATTAAGGAACTATTACCCAACAGCAATCACAGAATTTTAATTGACGTTTGTCGCACTCGGTGGATTGCCCGTATTGATGGTTTAGATAGAATTGTTGAGCTCTTAGTCCCAGTTTTGTCAACATTAGAAGATGTGCAGCTCAACAAGGATAAGAATGGTGTTGTTCGTGCTGGTACTTGGAATCCCAAGAGTCGGGATGATGCACGGTCTTTACTTAATGCTGTCACTTTTGGATTTATTGTGACGCTTGTTATTGTTAAGTATATACTAAATTTAACAAGGCCTGCCACAGTTAAGCTGCAAAGTGAAGAAATGGACATTCTCAAGGCCGAGCAGGAAATTACCACTCTACAGAATGCCCTTAAAGACATGCAGACGAACATTGAGGGTCATCATCATCGGTTGTTTGATGAGGCTGTGCAACTTTCCCAGAAAGTTGGTCTTGAACCTAGCAGACCAAGAATTGTTCAGCGCCAAATTTTTCGTAGCAACTGCCCTGCATCAAATCCAGAGGCATACTATCGGATCAACCTTACGCAAGTGTTTTTGGACCATTGCTTGCAGCAACTTCAATCAAGATTTCCTCAAGGAGCCTATGTGTGTTTTAAAGGGTTTTCTGTCATACCATCTGTTCTCCTGAAAACTCCATCAACCTGGAAAGCTCAGATTCAAGAGTTTTGTCATCACTATGCACGCGATCTTCCGAACGTTGTTGGCCTGCCTGCGGAGTTGGAGTTGTGGCAAAGAATATGgacagagaagaaagaaaaggcagAAGACATCCCTGAAAAGATTGCCAATACTTTGAAAAGTGTTGATCCAGTTTCTTTTCCAAACATCTTCACCATCCTAAAGATTCTTGCAACGATTCCTGTTACATCCTGTTCCTGTGAGAGATCAATATCTTGCCTTCGTTATCTTAAGAATTATCTAAGGGCCACAATGGGAGAAGAGAGATTGAATGGTTTGGCGCTTATGCATGCTCATAGGGACATTCCTTTGGATTTGGATGAAAACATTAACTTATTTGCGTCTCTCCATCCAAGACGAATGAGAATGGCCAACATTTTATGCAGTGATTCAAGGGATGATTAA
- the LOC138053754 gene encoding zinc finger MYM-type protein 1-like: MFLSKSRKRSYRYRLKCEECEKEFESDYVEAHSQIVHSGRKVRCLPVVESSQLELSGFFSKSSAAVESPGQTQEASLVGYSPESEKRTISSTDETVAMRDLESIDQDSLTPDASIRDFQKPSEPSTPTDKGIQSNLRGIAELEQESSTSPTLTTMVAKQPVLHEYPGTKFSSESFTKRFQPDWYKKYPWLSYDVEKDVCVCFVCIEFGKDASFLFKNWKKQSKLTKHSQSENHEIFTSDNRVLDFHCYAKFAVRGHEESRKDIWEVSDINRGNFLELLHLRCKDLPWLQSKLQAQLQLHAQWTSPSIQNELLAIVSDLVLERITTEVRKSGYFGIIMDETSDISRTEEVPLCLRYVINGETKEIFVGFFATVSTEGEVLHELAKTAINKLDLKLENIIAECFDGAANMSGIRKGLATRMKECSPLVIYVHCYGHLLNLALQDTMTENETLLQFLTREYQAPCVIQGH; this comes from the exons ATGTTTTTGTCGAAGTCTCGTAAAAGATCATATCGATACCGTTTGAAATGTGAAGAATGCGAAAAAGAATTTGAGTCCGACTATGTAGAAGCTCATTCCCAAATTGTTCACAGCGGCCGAAAAGTGAGATGTCTGCCAGTGGTAGAATCGTCACAGCTGGAATTAAGTGGTTTCTTCTCTAAAAGCAGTGCAGCAGTCGAATCTCCAGGTCAGACACAGGAGGCATCGCTTGTTGGATATAGTCCAGAGAGTGAAAAACGTACAATTTCATCAACAGACGAAACTGTTGCAATGCGAGATCTTGAATCAATCGACCAAGATTCACTTACACCTGATGCCTCAATAAGAGACTTTCAGAAACCTAGTGAGCCCAGTACCCCGACAGATAAAGGCATTCAATCAAATCTCAGAGGGATTGCTGAACTAGAGCAAGAGTCCTCTACATCACCTACGTTGACAACAATGGTCGCGAAACAGCCTGTTTTACACGAATATCCGGGCACCAAGTTCAGCAGTGAGTCTTTCACTAAACGATTCCAGCCTGACTGGTATAAAAAGTATCCATGGCTTAGTTACGATGTCGAAAAAGACGTGTGTGTATGTTTTGTCTGTATAGAGTTTGGAAAGGATGcatcttttcttttcaagaattggaagaagcaatcaaagttaacaaaacaCAGCCAAAGTGAGAATCAT GAAATATTTACAAGTGATAATCGAGTGCTTGATTTTCACTGCTATGCAAAATTTGCTGTTAGAGGCCATGAAGAAAGTCGAAAGGATATCTGGGAAGTGTCAGATATAAACAGAGGAAACTTCCTCGAATTACTCCATTTACGATGCAAAGACTTGCCATGGCTGCAGTCAAAACTCCAGGCACAGCTCCAGTTGCATGCTCAGTGGACATCACCCAGTATCCAAAATGAGCTACTTGCAATAGTGTCAGACCTTGTGCTTGAGAGAATCACGACAGAAGTAAGGAAGAGTGGTTACTTTGGAATCATCATGGATGAAACTTCAGACATCAGTAGAACAGAAGAGGTACCCTTGTGCCTCAGGTACGTTATCAATGGtgagacaaaagaaattttcgtTGGTTTCTTTGCCACTGTTTCTACGGAGGGGGAAGTTCTGCACGAGCTCGCAAAAACAGCCATAAATAAGCTGGATTTAAAGTTGGAAAACATTATTGCCGAATGCTTTGATGGCGCTGCGAACATGAGTGGTATTCGCAAGGGCCTTGCTACGCGTATGAAGGAATGTTCACCTCTCGTAATATATGTACATTGTTATGGTCATCTTTTAAATTTGGCTCTTCAGGACACCATGACTGAAAATGAAACTCTCCTACAATTTCTTACACGGGAGTACCAAGCGCCATGCGTTATTCAAGGACATTGA
- the LOC138053755 gene encoding zinc finger MYM-type protein 1-like: protein MEALVTLSKDRNPKTYSESNSLLHSICDFEFVYGLMVLKLILSNTDNLSRYLQGEQMDVTTAKTADAVVKTLSNCRNEESFTLMWSHADVIAQKIKIGIEGTQFTFRDAKVPRTRPSRRLQSLTGETPAAANDSSQQTAKDHFRITVYYTSIDKVVSELQSRFEGNDQEVLCEIVFSRSPSINNIQTVSNFYGVDSEMLSSEKSIFENYDCGDPCQRKNAAVMVKTMHQNGLHDILPVLYKVASILATIPATSCSA from the coding sequence ATGGAAGCCCTGGTCACTTTATCAAAGGATCGCAATCCCAAGACCTACAGCGAAAGTAATTCGCTTCTCCACTcaatttgtgactttgaattTGTTTATGGCTTGATGGTTTTGAAGCTCATCTTATCCAACACTGATAATTTGAGTAGATATCTACAGGGAGAACAGATGGATGTCACCACTGCCAAGACTGCTGATGCTGTTGTTAAGACACTGAGCAATTGTCGCAATGAAGAGAGCTTTACTCTGATGTGGTCACATGCTGATGTTATAgcgcaaaaaatcaaaataggAATCGAGGGTACGCAATTTACCTTCAGAGATGCCAAGGTGCCTCGAACCAGACCATCACGCCGACTTCAGAGCCTTACTGGTGAGACACCTGCTGCAGCGAACGACAGCTCACAACAGACGGCAAAAGACCACTTTCGTATCACAGTTTATTACACAAGTATTGACAAAGTCGTTAGTGAACTTCAATCAAGGTTTGAGGGCAATGACCAGGAGGTTTTGTGCGAAATCGTATTCAGCCGTTCTCCAAGCATCAACAACATCCAAACTGTATCAAATTTCTATGGCGTGGATAGCGAAATGCTATCAAGTGagaagtcaatctttgaaaactacGACTGCGGGGACCCATGCCAGAGAAAAAACGCAGCCGTGATGGTAAAGACCATGCATCAAAATGGTCTCCATGACATTTTACCTGTTCTATATAAAGTTGCCTCCATCCTGGCTACAATTCCTGCAACCTCGTGCTCAGCTTAA